GGTCTTCACATTggaaactaaaaaaatgatATCGAGTTATTATTACTTGTctagaagaataaaaaatgtcTTGATTATTTTGGAAGCTGTTTACGGGTTTGCAATTtcatgatttattttattggaatGACATGCACCATTCATATGTTGGTGCAGGGGTGTGGGGAAGTGGATTCTGAGGCTTATGCAAGGGTTTTTTGAGACCGGTTCAAGCAGTTCTGAACCAGAACACTTAACAAAAAAGGGTACTTTTAATAATTCATTAGCTTTACATTCTCTGTACTTGATTTAATGTTAAATTGATTCGTTTTGCTGTCAAATATGCATGTGTTTTAGGTAAGAGAAACAAAGGAAGCAGGCGCTATCTTCCACAAAAGAATTCTGTGGCATATGCATTATTGATCACACTTTACAGGTAAACTGGAATGTTATTATCACACTTTACAGGTAAACTGGAATGTTATTTAACTAAGTAAGCACTCACTCACAGCTTTAATTGAATGTGCTTTATCAAATTTTTGGAAGTTGGAGTTAATGATAAGTTTTTCAGGGGAACTGAAAATGGGAATGAATTTATGCGTAAACAGGAGCTTATTGATGCAGCCGAAGCAAGTGGACTTTCTCGTGTGCCAATTATGTATGTTGTGATTCATTATATCAGTTTCGCAAATTTCTTTGTCATTTGTGTTTAATTGTGATGTTCTGAGACCTGGTTTGTTCTTAGGCCAGAGAAGGGAAAGGGAAAACTTGGACACTTTGCGAGTTCTGCAAAGGAATGGTATAGTGGATGGTCCTGCATGACAACATTGATAACCAAGGGACTGGTTGTGAAATCAAGTTGCCCCGCAAAGTatggcttttttttcttcttcatatatatttatttggttttaCTTTATGCTAACAAGGAACTATGTAAGTATcttatattgtttttcttcCCCAAAACTTGTAAATTTGAATGGCAAAATCTCTAGCCTTATGCACTTTTTACAATTTTACGTGGAAATGTTTCGATTGTTTCAGGagtaataaataaatcaaagtgTCTTTATGAAAGTTGAATTGCTTACAAAATCATTCCCCATTAAGAAAATACAGTAGGAAAGGTATACTTTGATGTGAATGATGATTCACAAGTAGACTATGATGTGGAATTTATTAGAATCATTGATGAGTTGTAGTACTTAATTCTTGCCATTTAATAGAAGAATGTCTTGTCCATTGGCACATGGGCAAAGggcaaatattttctttttaggtaAATAACATTTGATAAGAGGCTTTAGCTAATATATGAATGCAAGTTCTGGAACCTTGTTTGTGATATGGTTAGTTTCAATATGAGTTTGTACTTGTCTGTACCAAATTCTGCGAAATCAAGTATTACATCAAGCAGTTCCTGGAAGTTGTCAAGTTTCACTTTGATTGCATTTGCACATTAACAGATGTGTAATGCATGCCGACACTGTAGGTACATGCTTACTGAAGAAGGTAAGGAAGCTGCACGTGAATGTCTCATGAGGTCTGGTTTGGCAGAGCCTGTAGAACAATCTGCTAATGCCAAAGGGCCTTCTGTTCTGAATGTGGACAATATTTCACATCAGGGACTTGCTCATCCGGGCTCAGCCACAGAGGTGACATTGCTGCCCACTAATCTAAGTAGGCAGGAGAAACCGTTTGATATTCCACGGGAATACCTTGACAAGGTACATATCTAGCTAGCTTTTAATGTTTATCTTGAATTGTGGACTGGGAACAATAATCAGttgatttttatattattttctgaACACACTCCTTTCCAAGGTTAAGCATATTAATTAAAGTGTGTGGTCTTAGTTGCTCAGTTCAGCTGATACCAACCCTTTAATATGAGTTTTCTTTCTCCCTCAATATCCAGTCATGCCATGGGCTGTGGTTCCACTTGATTATAAATTGATATTGATATTGGATTTGAAAGAGGAGATTTTGTTCTGGTCATCTACATCCTGGATGGAGTTTGATTTTTACGTTGTTTGCCTATCTTTCAGATTGTCaatcaaatgaatattttgttgcagaaaAACAAAGTTAATAAGACACACCCCTCTCTCCCCCCCCACCCCCCGATGTTCTTGTGTATTTGTTCTTAGTGGATGCCTTTTATTTCTATATGTTCATCTTTTAACCATCTAATTTCATAGACATCTCTGTGGGAATATTTTCAGTTGAATTacaaataaacataaacaaCTTATTTCTAGGGGTGGGAATAATATTAATGAGACCGAAAATTGTCTGCCTGACTCGACCTACCCGAGTTGGCTTCCTTTAGCTTTGTTAACAGGGTTCAGGGCTGGCATTCCATAACcatttttgtgaaattatgGAAGTCGaccctatttttttatttctcaaaaaaggTTTTTCTATGTGTTGTCATCTTATTTGATGTCTCTAGACTTGCTGTGGAACCGAAGCCAACCAAATATGGTTTTCACCTGAGCCAACCAACCTAGGGGCCCCAGACATTGCTCATCCACATCTGAAGGGTTTCCACCTAATGCttaggaaaataaaaggataGGATTAGGGTTAAGGGTATAGTAAGAACATTGGTGAGTTGATTAAGCAAAATGTCACTCTACCAGAAACAAGAGTCAATAGGTTCAAACAGTAGAATTGATTGACATATAAACCCATCATTTTAGGTAATAGTTGATCTCAAAAGCTTAATCATCCATATAGAAACAAGCCCAATGATGTATTTCAAGCTCAATAACCTCAACTTAATAAAACAGGCACATTATTGAGGCCCTGTTCTGTAAGTTTTTGTTTCTGGTTTccagtttttatattttatattctcatatttatatttacattttttaaaaatttatttaaaactcTGTTTTGTAAAAGAGATAGTGAAGAAAAGCATGGAAGAAAGGAGATAGatgagaaatgagagaggTCATGACAAAACGAAGAAGTGTACATAATTCTATATATTTCTCCCCTCTCTTTCACATCTTTCTTCACTTCTCCTTCccaattttgtttaaaacttaaaaaacaaaaacaaatagaaattgTTACAGATTGAGCCCTgaagttttcttttaaatttatctttttggGGAAATATCATGTCCAGTTTCTATTCAACTTCATAACCAAGTATTTTTGAGACGATATCCATAAGCTTCAGTTGATATCTCTCTTgcttttcctttcatttaaatttttttttcattgagcGTGAACTATATAGAAATACATGAAATGTTACATTGTTTTGCTTCTTGTGCACCTGGTCATAGCACTTTGAAGTGCATGTTATAATTATTTGCTCTTTTCTAGGTCAATATTTTGTCTTGATTCATTTTCTCCTTCTATAGTTTATGCCCATGGGGTATTCTAAGGAACAGATTGTTCAGGCTTTTACTGAAGTTTCAGAAAGTTCCCTTGGCAAGGAAATGTCTTCACTATGGCCATCCGTTCTGTGTCGTCTTCGCGAAGAAGAAGTTTATGGTTTGCATTTGAAGTCTCAGACTTTAAGGAAAGATCTTCGTGCAGAACCAATCACTTACACGGTTGCAGATGGTAAGCTTTCTCTGTAAAGATGCTAAGTCATAGTGAGATGCTCCAATTCTCCAAAACCATCTAAACCCCCTTTCTTATAAAGCTCATTATAATTGCTCAGGTCATAAAGATTGTGTAATGAGTGAGAATAGGCTGACCACCTCTTCTTGCGATGGTGGACATGTGGCGAAGATTAATTCTGACGAGCCAGTATCAAAGTCTTTTACGTTCAGAGCTTGTTCATCCTCTGTATGTGATGTGTCAATTCGGTTTAAATACGATGATAACACTATTCCAGGGGCATATCTTGCATATTTGACTGATACATATGTCATGTACCAAGTACTGCATAATGGGGATAGAATCATGGAATTTGAACCATCTACCCCCATTTTTTTCCAGCCTTTGAAGCTGAAAGAGGAGTCATTAAGTAAAACGAATAAGTTGTGAAAATAAGTAACCATTCAATTACATAAATGAAACagatatatttattaaaatttgatagacaattattttgttaaaatataatataaaacatttgaaaatgacTCTTGGGGAAAATTTGTACAGAGAAAATTGATGGTTtggcttttccttttcttgttaACAAAAATGTGATGTTCTTCTCAGTTTAAAGTACACCAGATCTTATTTTCCAAAtgttataataaatagtgcattaaaaaaaaaaaaaaaaaaaactaaggttaattttatttgactgctttcatttttgtttgtgttttctttttttcaaagaaaatttcagtGAGGCTACCTCAGTGCTTCTGCCAAAATATGCCTATAGTGCAGAACCTCAAATTTACATGAGGCTTAGATTCGTCGGgtaattgtttttaaatatttgtgGCTTTCGTTGAATGGATTTAGCTCTGAAAATATCATGTCAAATTGAACGCACTAAAATTGTGTTTATATGAGACTTTTACTACAAATAATACTTTAGGGGGCAGATGGTTGTAGACATTTTTTCTTACAATCAAAAGTCATCTTTTCCAGTATACTGTTATATGTTGCTCATTGACTTGTTGGCTTTCCTAGAGTCATCCTGTGCCAAAGCCTACTTCGGAAAATTATGAAGCAAGTTTGAGTGTTTTATCCATACCACCTCTAAGCTTTGGGGAGAGATTTGAGGATGCATATGAAGTAATCTTGGTATTGGATGATCGAGAACAATTTGCTACTCAGGGGTCAGTAACTTATGATTTTTACATCTGCCATACTTTTTTAAATGATGAAGCTAGTTAAAGATAGTTGTTATTCTGTCTTGACACCGAAACAGTTTTGTGGTTATGCCAATAATTATCTGGGAAATTCTTTATGAATCCTATTGTTTGCTCAATAGGCTTTGTCCCCAAACTCCCCATTTGACCCCTTACAAAACTGGAAAAAAATAGCCTGACCCCCCAACCCGACAGCAAGCTCATCCCCACCTTTGGTGGCTCCTCACTTTGACTGTGGCTAGTCCCAGACAGGACTCAGCAGTTGCCACTCCCCTCCTTTCTGTTTCTCTTATTCTCACTATCCCCTACTGCATTGGTGGCTAGGGTGGCTGGCGACATTGCCACCTTCAGATCTGAAATCGGTGGCAAGgttgaaagagagaggagggggATTGGCGGTTGGCTATTCGCCGTCATCAGAGGGAGGAGCTGCGGCTGCTGTTGGTTTTGGGgcttttttgatttttatgattttttgtttttagttttatacaAAGAATTGGTAATATGACAATTATTActacaattttttaattttaatttttttccatgtCCTTGAGAATGCAGTGTAGGACTAGTTTGTTATACATTGAGCTTTTGCTGGTGTTTTTAACTACTGTGATTAATTGTATATGCATTGTGATTTTAGATCGCGGTCTAGGAGAATTATTGAGAATGTTCGTTctcaattcaaaatcaaaatagaggTGAGTTCTTGTAGTCTTTTATATGTTAGTTCTTCTAGTGGTTTACATTGAACATTAACTAGAATTTGTACTGTTGTATATCATTTGTCTGTATTGGTTTCACATATCAATGGCAGTTTGTGGTGCTTTCTTTTATtacctttttgtttgtttgtgtagTGTTTGGCATATTTTGCTTCTTCATGATTCAGTAGGCTTgaacttttaaataaaatgagGAAACCTTTGTTTTATCCCTATTAATTTACGggttaaataatttttttaaatgtactGGTTCTGTGGATTTTGTTCTTCTCTTGTAGATTATATACCTGTAGAGAACTGTCAATAATATTATTGCTTGCCTCTGAGTTATTTACAGGCATTTGTCGTTCTTATGCTTGAAACCTTTTGGTTTGGGGACTACCTGCATCTATGCTACCCTGGGGTTAGACTTTAGAGTATGTTGTTTTAGAAACGTGTGAGTCTAGCAATTGGGGTACTTTGGTCTCTTCCACTATCCTCTACTGAGCAAGAATCCACCTTGGGATTTCAGTTTCCTCTATGTAGCACTTTACTCAATGTCTCTTCATATTGTTCTGTTGCAATGCATGATGTGATAGTGATAGACTTGAGAACATTTGCTTCCCATCTTATAGTCCATTATGCATATTGGTTTTACTTTTTGCTAAATAATTCAATTGCATTAATTCCGAGCTCAAGTTGGGGTTTTTTTGGCTGATATTCATAAAATTCAGCTGGGATTTTAAGAACTCTTTTTAAAGTATTTGGCTCCAAGGACATTTTCACTCTTAGGTTCATTATGTTTTGGGTTTGTCGTAGTCTTCTTTAAGTATGGTTGCTGCTTTGAATCTCAAATTGTTGTGATTATTGACCTAAATGACATCACATGTAGATGTCTAGAATAATGTGGTGAGTTTTCTAATTGTTACTTTACATTGTGATTAATTTTGGCTTACTAGCTTGAGAGGTACTTGTCCAAATTGTTGCTTTAATATCTTCTCCATTTACTGCA
The Prunus dulcis chromosome 2, ALMONDv2, whole genome shotgun sequence DNA segment above includes these coding regions:
- the LOC117618922 gene encoding crossover junction endonuclease MUS81 isoform X1; this translates as MEQQKRMVSKCPENEELAAYMLRKWQEMAEQKPKGISENIEMTLSKAYSNVCNSKNPIKTLKEFSHIKGVGKWILRLMQGFFETGSSSSEPEHLTKKGKRNKGSRRYLPQKNSVAYALLITLYRGTENGNEFMRKQELIDAAEASGLSRVPIMPEKGKGKLGHFASSAKEWYSGWSCMTTLITKGLVVKSSCPAKYMLTEEGKEAARECLMRSGLAEPVEQSANAKGPSVLNVDNISHQGLAHPGSATEVTLLPTNLSRQEKPFDIPREYLDKFMPMGYSKEQIVQAFTEVSESSLGKEMSSLWPSVLCRLREEEVYGLHLKSQTLRKDLRAEPITYTVADGHKDCVMSENRLTTSSCDGGHVAKINSDEPVSKSFTFRACSSSSHPVPKPTSENYEASLSVLSIPPLSFGERFEDAYEVILVLDDREQFATQGSRSRRIIENVRSQFKIKIEVRRLPVGDGIWIARHKHLESEYVLDFIVERKNVDDLRSSIRDNRYRDQKLRLLRCGLKKLIYLVEGDPNTSEAVESIKTACFTTEILEGFDVQRTIGLADTLKKYVYLTQAITQYYNSEFSEEQCIRAGVCPPFDEFVKRCQDLDKMTVSDVFAIQLMQVPQVTEDVAIAVLDLYPTLLSLACAYSLLEGDVRAQEEMLRTQSNNAVNAGASKNIFHLVWGN
- the LOC117618922 gene encoding crossover junction endonuclease MUS81 isoform X2; translated protein: MEQQKRMVSKCPENEELAAYMLRKWQEMAEQKPKGISENIEMTLSKAYSNVCNSKNPIKTLKEFSHIKGVGKWILRLMQGFFETGSSSSEPEHLTKKGKRNKGSRRYLPQKNSVAYALLITLYRGTENGNEFMRKQELIDAAEASGLSRVPIMPEKGKGKLGHFASSAKEWYSGWSCMTTLITKGLVVKSSCPAKYMLTEEGKEAARECLMRSGLAEPVEQSANAKGPSVLNVDNISHQGLAHPGSATEVTLLPTNLSRQEKPFDIPREYLDKFMPMGYSKEQIVQAFTEVSESSLGKEMSSLWPSVLCRLREEEVYGLHLKSQTLRKDLRAEPITYTVADGHKDCVMSENRLTTSSCDGGHVAKINSDEPVSKSFTFRACSSSSHPVPKPTSENYEASLSVLSIPPLSFGERFEDAYEVILVLDDREQFATQGSRSRRIIENVRSQFKIKIEVRRLPVGDGIWIARHKHLESEYVLDFIVERKNVDDLRSSIRDNRYRDQKLRLLRCGLKKLIYLVEGDPNTSEAVESIKTACFTTEILEGFDVQRTIGLADTLKKYVYLTQAITQYYNSEFSEEQCIRAGVCPPFDEFVKRCQDLDKMTVSDVFAIQLMQVPQVTEDVAIAVLDLYPTLLSLACAYSLLGDVRAQEEMLRTQSNNAVNAGASKNIFHLVWGN